From Macaca mulatta isolate MMU2019108-1 chromosome 1, T2T-MMU8v2.0, whole genome shotgun sequence, the proteins below share one genomic window:
- the NCSTN gene encoding nicastrin isoform X1, producing MATAGGGSGADPGSRGLLRLLSFCVLLAGLCRGNSVERKIYIPLNKTAPCVRLLNATHQIGCQSSISGDTGVIHVVEREEDLQWVLTDGPNPPYMVLLESKLFTRDLMEKLKGRTSRIAGLAVSLTKPNPASGFSPSVQCPNDGFGVYSNSYGPEFAHCREIQWNSLGNGLAYEDFSFPIFLLEDENETKVIKQCYQDHNLSQNGSAPTFPLCAMQLFSHMHAVISTATCMRRSSIQSTFSINPEIVCDPLSDYNVWSMLKPINTTGTLKPDDRVVVAATRLDSRSFFWNVAPGAESAVASFVTQLAAAEALQKAPDVTTLPRNVMFVFFQGETFDYIGSSRMVYDMEKGKFPVQLENVDSFVELGQVALRTSLELWMHTDPVSQKNDSVRNQVEDLLATLEKSGAGVPAVILRRPNQSQPLPPSSLQRFLRARNISGVVLADHSGAFHNKYYQSIYDTAENINVSYPEWLSPEEDLNFVTDTAKALADVATVLGRALYELAGGTNFSDTVQADPQTVTRLLYGFLIKANNSWFQSILRQDLRSYLGDGPLQHYIAVSSPTNTTYVVQYALANLTGTVVNLTREQCQDPSKVTSENKDLYEYSWVQGPLNSNETDRLPRCVRSTARLARALSPAFELSQWSSTEYSTWTESRWKDIRARIFLIASKELELKCNGVISAHCNLRTPGSSDSPTSASQVAGITDVCHHARLIFLIFNKDDFHHVGQAGLELLMSGDPPALASQSAGITGMSHCAQPGGLSSQIV from the exons CTTCAATTAGTGGAGACACAGGGGTTATCCACGTAGTAGAGAGAGAAGAGGACCTACAGTGGGTATTGACTGATGGCCCCAACCCCCCTTACATGGTTCTGCTGGAGAGCAAGCTTTTTACCAG GGATTTAATGGAGAAGCTAAAAGGGAGAACCAGCCGAATTGCTGGTCTTGCAGTGTCCTTGACCAAGCCCAATCCTGCCTCAGGATTCTCTCCTAGTGTGCAGTGCCCAAATGATGGGTTTG GTGTTTACTCCAACTCCTATGGGCCAGAGTTTGCTCACTGCAGAGAAATACAGTGGAACTCACTGGGCAATGGTTTGGCTTATGAAGACTTTAGTTTCCCCATCTTTCTTCTTGAAGATGAAAATGAAACCAAGGTCATCAAGCAG TGCTATCAAGATCACAACCTGAGTCAGAATGGCTCAGCACCAACTTTCCCACTGTGTGCCATGCAGCTCTTCTCACACATGCACGCTGTCATCAGCACTGCCACCTGCATGCGGCGCAGCTCCATCCAAAGCACCTTCAGCATCAACCCAG AAATCGTCTGTGACCCCCTGTCTGATTACAATGTGTGGAGCATGCTAAAGCCTATAAATACAACTGGGACATTAAAGCCTGACGACAGGGTTGTGGTTGCTGCCACCCGG CTGGATAGTCGTTCCTTTTTCTGGAATGTGGCCCCAGGGGCTGAAAGTGCGGTGGCTTCCTTCGTCACCCAGCTGGCTGCTGCTGAAGCTTTGCAAAAGGCACCCGATGTGACCACCCTGCCCCGCAATGTCATGTTTGTCTTCTTCCAAGGG GAAACTTTTGACTACATTGGCAGCTCGAGGATGGTCTACGATATGGAGAAGGGCAAGTTTCCTGTGCAGTTAGAGAATGTGGACTCATTTGTGGAGCTGGGACAG GTGGCCTTAAGAACCTCACTAGAGCTTTGGATGCACACAGACCCTGTGTCTCAGAAAAATGATTCTGTACGAAACCAG GTGGAGGATCTCCTGGCCACATTGGAGAAGAGTGGTGCTGGCGTCCCTGCTGTCATCCTCAGGAGGCCAAATCAGTCCCAGCCTCTCCCACCATCTTCCCTGCAGCGATTTCTTCGAGCTCGAAACATCTCTGGTGTTGTTCTGGCTGACCACTCTGGTGCCTTCCATAACAA ATATTACCAGAGTATTTACGACACTGCTGAGAACATTAATGTGAGCTATCCCGAATGGCTGAGCCCTGAAGAGGACCTGAACTTTGTAACAGACACTGCCAAG GCCCTGGCAGATGTGGCCACGGTGCTGGGACGTGCTCTGTATGAGCTTGCAGGAGGAACCAACTTCAGCGACACAGTTCAGGCTGATCCCCAAACG GTTACCCGCCTGCTCTATGGGTTCCTGATTAAAGCCAACAACTCATGGTTCCAGTCTATCCTCAGGCAGGACCTAAGGTCCTACTTGG GTGATGGGCCTCTTCAACATTACATCGCTGTCTCCAGCCCCACCAACACCACTTATGTTGTACAGTATGCCTTGGCAAATTTGACTGGCACAGTGGTCAACCTCACCCGAGAGCAGTGCCAGGATCCAAGTAAAGTCACAAGTGAAAACAAGGAT CTGTATGAGTACTCGTGGGTCCAGGGCCCTTTGAATTCCAATGAGACGGACCGACTCCCCCGGTGTGTGCGTTCCACTGCACGATTAGCCAGGGCCTTGTCTCCTGCCTTCGAACTGAGTCAGTGGAGCTCTACTGAATACTCTACATGGACTGAGAGCCGCTGGAAAGATATCCGTGCCCGGATATTTCTCATCGCCAGCAAAGAGCTTGAG ctgaagtgcaatggcgtgatctcggctcattgcaacctccgtaccccaggttcaagtgattctcctacgtcagcctcccaagtagctgggattacagacgtgtgccaccatgcccggctaatttttttaatttttaataaagatgattttcaccatgttggtcaggctggtcttgaactcctgatgtcaggtgatccacccgccttggcctcccaaagtgctgggattacaggcatgagccactgtgcccagccaggaggcCTTTCTTCACAGATAGTTTGA